A genomic stretch from Bos javanicus breed banteng chromosome 29, ARS-OSU_banteng_1.0, whole genome shotgun sequence includes:
- the LOC133241547 gene encoding aldehyde dehydrogenase family 3 member B1-like isoform X2 — protein MSGTKRPGSAKDPGSESTPGMDPFADTLQRLREAFVSGRTRPAKFRAAQLKGLSLFLQENKQLLQEALAQDLYKTAFHSEVSELILCQNQVDFALRNLHTWMKDEPGAKNLMTQLDSVFIRKEPFGLVLILSPWNYPLNLSLGPLVGALAAGNCVVLKPSEISKSTMKVLAEVLPRYLDQSCFAVVLGGPEETGRLLEHKFDYIFFTGSPRVGKIVMAAAAKHLTPVTLELGGKNPCYVDDNCDPQTVANRVAFFRCFNAGQTCVAPDYVLCSPEMQAQLVPALQSAITRFYGNDPQRSPDLGRIISQKHFQRLRGLLSCGRVVIGGQSDESDLYIAPTVLVDVKEAEPVMQEEIFGPILPIVNVRSLDQAIDFINRREKPLALYAFSNSSQAVKQMLDRTSSGNFAGNQGFTFLTLTSLPFGGVGQSGMGRYHGKFSFDTFSHHRACLLSHPGLEMLNNIRYPPYSDFEQKLITWALGSHSCTLL, from the exons ATGTCAGGCACAAAGCGCCCAGGTTCGGCAAAGGATCCAGGGTCGGAGTCCACACCAGG GATGGACCCCTTCGCAGACACCCTGCAGCGGCTGCGGGAGGCCTTCGTCTCAGGGCGCACGCGGCCGGCCAAGTTCCGGGCCGCCCAGCTGAAGGGCCTGAGCCTCTTCCTGCAAGAGAACAAGCAGCTTCTGCAGGAGGCACTGGCTCAGGACCTGTACaag ACGGCCTTTCATTCGGAAGTTTCGGAGCTCATCCTCTGCCAGAACCAGGTCGACTTCGCTCTCAGGAACCTGCACACCTGGATGAAGGACGAGCCAGGGGCCAAGAACCTG ATGACGCAGCTGGACTCGGTCTTCATCCGGAAGGAGCCCTTTGGCCTGGTGCTCATCCTGTCTCCCTGGAACTACCCCCTGAACCTGAGCCTGGGGCCCCTGGTGGGCGCCCTCGCTGCAG GTAACTGCGTGGTGCTGAAACCTTCGGAGATCAGCAAGAGCACGATGAAGGTCCTGGCCGAGGTGCTGCCCCGATACCTGGACCAG AGCTGCTTTGCCGTGGTGCTGGGCGGGCCCGAGGAGACGGGGCGGCTGCTGGAGCACAAGTTCGACTACATCTTCTTCACGG GGAGCCCTCGAGTTGGCAAGATTGTCATGGCTGCTGCCGCCAAGCACCTGACGCCCGTCACGCTGGAGCTGGGAGGCAAGAACCCCTGCTACGTGGACGACAACTGCGACCCCCAGACCGTGGCCAACCGGGTGGCCTTCTTTCGCTGTTTCAACGCCGGCCAGACCTGCGTGGCCCCCGACTATGTCCTGTGCAGTCCCGAGATGCAGGCGCAGCTGGTGCCCGCCCTGCAGAGCGCCATCACCCGTTTCTATGGCAACGACCCCCAGAGGTCCCCGGACCTGGGCCGCATCATCAGCCAGAAGCATTTCCAGCGGCtccggggcctgctgagctgcggccGCGTGGTCATCGGCGGCCAGAGTGATGAAAGCGATCTCTACATCG CCCCCACAGTGCTGGTGGACGTGAAGGAGGCCGAGCCGGTGATGCAGGAGGAGATCTTCGGGCCCATCTTGCCCATCGTGAACGTGAGGAGCCTGGACCAGGCCATCGACTTCATCAACCGTCGGGAGAAGCCCCTGGCCCTCTACGCCTTCTCCAACAGCAGCCAG GCAGTGAAGCAGATGCTGGACAGGACCAGCAGCGGCAACTTCGCAGGGAATCAGGGCTTCACCTTCCTGACTCTTACCTCCCTGCCATTCGGGGGAGTCG GCCAAAGTGGGATGGGAAGATACCACGGCAAGTTCTCCTTCGACACCTTCTCCCACCACCGTGCCTGCCTGCTCTCCCACCCGGGCCTGGAGATGCTGAACAACATCCGCTACCCACCCTATTCTGACTTCGAACAGAAGCTGATCACCTGGGCCTTGGGCAGCCACAGCTGCACCCTTCTGTGA
- the LOC133241547 gene encoding aldehyde dehydrogenase family 3 member B1-like isoform X1, whose translation MSGTKRPGSAKDPGSESTPGRMDPFADTLQRLREAFVSGRTRPAKFRAAQLKGLSLFLQENKQLLQEALAQDLYKTAFHSEVSELILCQNQVDFALRNLHTWMKDEPGAKNLMTQLDSVFIRKEPFGLVLILSPWNYPLNLSLGPLVGALAAGNCVVLKPSEISKSTMKVLAEVLPRYLDQSCFAVVLGGPEETGRLLEHKFDYIFFTGSPRVGKIVMAAAAKHLTPVTLELGGKNPCYVDDNCDPQTVANRVAFFRCFNAGQTCVAPDYVLCSPEMQAQLVPALQSAITRFYGNDPQRSPDLGRIISQKHFQRLRGLLSCGRVVIGGQSDESDLYIAPTVLVDVKEAEPVMQEEIFGPILPIVNVRSLDQAIDFINRREKPLALYAFSNSSQAVKQMLDRTSSGNFAGNQGFTFLTLTSLPFGGVGQSGMGRYHGKFSFDTFSHHRACLLSHPGLEMLNNIRYPPYSDFEQKLITWALGSHSCTLL comes from the exons ATGTCAGGCACAAAGCGCCCAGGTTCGGCAAAGGATCCAGGGTCGGAGTCCACACCAGG CAGGATGGACCCCTTCGCAGACACCCTGCAGCGGCTGCGGGAGGCCTTCGTCTCAGGGCGCACGCGGCCGGCCAAGTTCCGGGCCGCCCAGCTGAAGGGCCTGAGCCTCTTCCTGCAAGAGAACAAGCAGCTTCTGCAGGAGGCACTGGCTCAGGACCTGTACaag ACGGCCTTTCATTCGGAAGTTTCGGAGCTCATCCTCTGCCAGAACCAGGTCGACTTCGCTCTCAGGAACCTGCACACCTGGATGAAGGACGAGCCAGGGGCCAAGAACCTG ATGACGCAGCTGGACTCGGTCTTCATCCGGAAGGAGCCCTTTGGCCTGGTGCTCATCCTGTCTCCCTGGAACTACCCCCTGAACCTGAGCCTGGGGCCCCTGGTGGGCGCCCTCGCTGCAG GTAACTGCGTGGTGCTGAAACCTTCGGAGATCAGCAAGAGCACGATGAAGGTCCTGGCCGAGGTGCTGCCCCGATACCTGGACCAG AGCTGCTTTGCCGTGGTGCTGGGCGGGCCCGAGGAGACGGGGCGGCTGCTGGAGCACAAGTTCGACTACATCTTCTTCACGG GGAGCCCTCGAGTTGGCAAGATTGTCATGGCTGCTGCCGCCAAGCACCTGACGCCCGTCACGCTGGAGCTGGGAGGCAAGAACCCCTGCTACGTGGACGACAACTGCGACCCCCAGACCGTGGCCAACCGGGTGGCCTTCTTTCGCTGTTTCAACGCCGGCCAGACCTGCGTGGCCCCCGACTATGTCCTGTGCAGTCCCGAGATGCAGGCGCAGCTGGTGCCCGCCCTGCAGAGCGCCATCACCCGTTTCTATGGCAACGACCCCCAGAGGTCCCCGGACCTGGGCCGCATCATCAGCCAGAAGCATTTCCAGCGGCtccggggcctgctgagctgcggccGCGTGGTCATCGGCGGCCAGAGTGATGAAAGCGATCTCTACATCG CCCCCACAGTGCTGGTGGACGTGAAGGAGGCCGAGCCGGTGATGCAGGAGGAGATCTTCGGGCCCATCTTGCCCATCGTGAACGTGAGGAGCCTGGACCAGGCCATCGACTTCATCAACCGTCGGGAGAAGCCCCTGGCCCTCTACGCCTTCTCCAACAGCAGCCAG GCAGTGAAGCAGATGCTGGACAGGACCAGCAGCGGCAACTTCGCAGGGAATCAGGGCTTCACCTTCCTGACTCTTACCTCCCTGCCATTCGGGGGAGTCG GCCAAAGTGGGATGGGAAGATACCACGGCAAGTTCTCCTTCGACACCTTCTCCCACCACCGTGCCTGCCTGCTCTCCCACCCGGGCCTGGAGATGCTGAACAACATCCGCTACCCACCCTATTCTGACTTCGAACAGAAGCTGATCACCTGGGCCTTGGGCAGCCACAGCTGCACCCTTCTGTGA